A window from Triplophysa dalaica isolate WHDGS20190420 chromosome 3, ASM1584641v1, whole genome shotgun sequence encodes these proteins:
- the rnf126 gene encoding E3 ubiquitin-protein ligase RNF126, which yields MAEAPPRPGRFFCHQCSAEISPRLPDYICPRCESGFIEELPEEGRSENGSTSTASNDQNRPPFENVDQHLFTFPHGYGQIALGIFDEGFDFRAGLPAEDNRDAENRREREMASRQRYGARQPRGRHIPRRQGARHEGVPTLEGIIQQLVNGIIAPTAMPNMGMGPWGMLHSNPMDYAWGANGLDAIITQLLNQFENTGPPPADKEKIKSLPTVYITEEHVGAGLECPVCKEDYSTGESVRQLPCNHLFHNDCIVPWLEQHDTCPVCRKSLSGQNTATDPPGLSGMNFSPSSSSSSSSNSPSNENATNNSAILDLGRPQILITVRREKEYYFK from the exons gATTATATTTGCCCGCGCTGTGAGTCTGGATTTATCGAGGAGTTACCAGAGGAGGGAAG ATCGGAGAATGGTTCGACCTCGACTGCCTCCAATGATCAGAACCGTCCCCCGTTTGAG AATGTGGACCAACACTTGTTTACATTCCCACACGGGTACGGGCAGATTGCTTTGGGGATCTTCGACGAGGGCTTCGACTTCAGGGCAGGTTTGCCGGCGGAGGACAACCGTGACGCAGAGAACCGCAGAGAGCGGGAAATGGCGTCGAGACAGCGGTACGGGGCAAGGCAACCGAGAGGACGCCACATTCCCCGGAGACAGGGCGCACGGCACGAGGGTGTGCCAACATTAGAGGG AATAATTCAGCAGTTAGTCAATGGGATCATCGCTCCAACAGCTATGCCAAACATGGGGATGGGGCCATG GGGAATGCTGCACTCGAACCCGATGGACTATGCATGGGGTGCCAATGGATTAGATGCCATCATAACACAG TTATTAAATCAGTTTGAAAACACGGGTCCACCACCAGCAGATAAAGAGAAGATTAAGAGTCTCCCTACAGTTTACATCACAGAGGAGCACGTGG gtgctGGTTTAGAGTGTCCTGTGTGTAAAGAAGACTACAGTACAGGAGAGAGCGTCAGACAGCTTCCCTGCAATCATCTCTTTCATAATGACTGTATAGTTCCCTGGCTGGAACAG CATGACACGTGTCCGGTCTGCAGGAAGAGTTTGAGCGGGCAGAACACAGCCACGGATCCGCCCGGCCTATCAGGGATGAACTTctctccctcttcctcctcctcctcctcctccaatTCTCCAAGCAATGAGAACGCCACCAACAACTC GGCAATTTTAGATTTAGGTCGTCCCCAAATCCTCATTACGGTAAGGAGGGAGAAGGaatattatttcaaatga